In Microplitis mediator isolate UGA2020A chromosome 2, iyMicMedi2.1, whole genome shotgun sequence, a single window of DNA contains:
- the LOC130662890 gene encoding uncharacterized protein LOC130662890, which translates to MLDYVIVKLKERNEDPWEAIPKKWLKRDDDKMIWWPDNDVNYKMEYKIMFNGNSRNWSMRPITAVDPASYDELFDAIDRANHLNSIEFMKKQLDEINKNIGNVQDGISNNYLEILTEQGFIKKDIKQLKDIVQSMKHAHIYDNNNNDDDNKETLEDVLPLKTYEGLVEFEKNFINEEWISPALKKLFTILIDKENLIESISKILGAVFASSLAGQCSWDGQNGLIRVSDLLVIKKLKVTLQTIYGDLKNFEEIVTSWFQTGRESASV; encoded by the exons atgCTAGACTACGTAATAGTAAAACTAAAAGAAAGAAATGAAGATCCTTGGGAGGCAATCCCTAAGAAATGGCTTAAGCGCGACGATGATAAAATGATCTGGTGGCCTGACAATGATGTTAATTACAAAAtggaatataaaataatgtttaatGGGAATTCTCGTAATTGGAGTATGCGTCCTATTACTGCAGTAGACCCAGCAAGCTAtg acGAATTATTCGATGCTATTGATCGAGCCAATCATCTCAATTCCATAGAATTTATGAAAA aGCAGCttgatgaaataaataaaaacattggAAATGTTCAGGAcggaatttcaaataattatcttgaaaTTCTTACTGAGCaaggatttataaaaaaagacatTAAGCAATTAAAAGATATAGTTCAATCAATGAAACATGCACATAtttatgataacaataataatgacgaTGATAATAAAGAAACTTTAGAAGATGTGTTACCTCTTAAAACTTATGAAGGTCTtgtagaatttgaaaaaaattttataaacgaaGAGTGGATCTCTCCAGCATTA aaaaaattgttcactattttaattgataaggaaaatttaattgaaagtaTTTCCAAAATACTGGGGGCGGTTTTCGCAAGTTCACTAGCAGGTCAGTGTTCTTGGGATGGACAGAATGGATTGATTAGAGTTTCagatttattagtaattaaaaaactcaaaG taACTTTACAAACTATTTATGGAGACTTAAAAAACTTTGAAGAAATCGTTACTTCCTGGTTTCAAACTGGTCGAGAATCAGCATCagtttaa
- the LOC130662941 gene encoding uncharacterized protein LOC130662941 isoform X1 — protein MVRNRRSLRTRRRVPRPNRIQSLPDRIFDGYRFRFEKTMKNGDRRFHCSGKEAYACRAEGTLSTSDEFSYVRRRDQHSHERDPNAEIKARFEKDLHSATQRQFRKLRLIYNDVSLLHQEAAALVTFEEVKRRMQYWQKKPNLAHIISLGSLSYHLHKSEYQNIILHDLGKTDFKFMMNNNNQRYAVLFGDMELINRIDNQSLFIQSTTKVLPQDIINSLQVVSIFTTYADHTFPLLWIIMLEKNEDTCKKIFDEGLRFFKQTLAPIKVYTDFDNDITKAINGAFPEAEVQGTFLSHFTIMINAANSFNINLADPTNQLIFGKIVAISLLPADKIVEAFRWVVSSMDDVYYVQFKSLLDYYSQHWLSGVKPQNYSFYNKADCLLKNSDLIIKNMAYHLRQNPNIWNFISQYFERFLCSFLSFSLFLFLSQLCLLCLGTMLFIIFSAIFLYTKFQEQASFMNYQSHYHLNNLNSKGKINWSTNRIKNIFNSRKKYLLILNSWSEIRAELIDLQTFIKRMGTVLKKVLRDLQYSGLETLPNFQLLNLSTEHQIMQVGDISRTPDNTLLEEASLEELRFSNQRNEPDNIEDDDEDEFPPGLQDEVTNEEELEEDSLVQEISSEENENEEVIAAEIIEELELEETLAEDNSNQEVMAVEIIEEPELEEILAEDNSNQEVMAAEMIEELELEETLAEDNSNQEVMAVEIIEEPELEEILAEDNSNQEVMAAEIIEEPELEETLAEDNSNQGEIAAETVGDQHNGNSERCLRGVIISNGCRFCLVNSPNIRYRPCNHVIACDECQKTYVRKCVEANKLCTCILCSSNIELAEHFDCQNLIM, from the exons ATGGTTCGTAATCGTAGATCATTAAGGACACGGCGAAGAGTACCACGTCCTAATCGAATCCAATCATTGCCAGACCGTATTTTTGATGGTTATCGATTCCGCTTTGAAAAAACTATGAAAAATGGTGATCG GCGTTTTCATTGTTCTGGTAAAGAGGCTTATGCTTGCAGAGCTGAAGGTACATTATCTACCTCTGATGAATTTTCGTACGTAAGAAGAAGAGATCAACACTCACATGAACGTGATCCTAATGCTGAGATCAAAGCACGATTTGAAAAAGATTTACATTCAGCGACTCAACGACAGTTTAGAAAGCTACGTTTGATATATAATGACGTGTCACTTCT acaTCAAGAAGCTGCTGCACTCGTAACTTTTGAGGAAGTTAAACGAAGAATGCAATATTGGCAGAAAAAACCAAACCTTGCACATATAATTTCTTTAGGTTCCTTAAGCTATCATTTACATAAATCagaatatcaaaatataattcttCATGATCTTGGAAAAACTGACTTCAAATTTATGATGAATAATAACAATCAACGCTACGCTGTTCTATTCGGAGATATGGaattaattaacagaattGACAATCAGTCGCTTTTTATTCAATCAACAACGAAAGTCCTTCCTCAAGATATTATTAATTCTCTCCAAGTGGTGTCCATTTTCACTACCTACGCAGACCAC ACTTTTCCACTCTTATGGATAATTATGCTTGAAAAGAATGAAGATACGtgtaagaaaatatttgatgagggattacgattttttaaacaaacttTGGCACCCATTAAAGTTTATACCGATTTTGATAACGATATCACCAAAGCTATAAACGGTGCATTTCCCGAAGCTGAAGTTCAGGGAACATTTTTATCTCACTTCACC atCATGATAAATGCAGCCAACAGTTTTAATATAAACCTTGCTGATCCGACTAATCAgttaatttttggaaaaattgtaGCAATTAGCTTGTTACCTGCGGATAAGATTGTCGAAGCGTTTCGATGGGTTGTTTCCTCAATGGACGACGTCTACTATGTCCAATTCAAGAGCTTACTTGATTATTATAGTCAACATTGGTTGTCTGGTGTGAAGCCACAGAATTATAGTTTCTATAATAAGGCAGATTGTTTATTGAAGAACTCAGaccttattataaaaaatatggctTATCATCTACGTCAGAATCCCAATATATGGAATTTTATCAGTCAGTACTTTGAAAGATTTTTGTGCTcctttctttctttctctctcttccTTTTTCTTTCTCAACTTTGTTTGTTGTGTCTGGGTACAATGCTTTTCATCATCTTCTCTGCAATATTCTTGTACACAAAATTTCAAG AGCAAGCATCGTTTATGAACTATCAAAGTCactatcatttaaataatttaaactcgaAAGGCAAAATAAATTGGAGCaccaatagaataaaaaatatctttaacagcagaaaaaaatatcttttgattttaaatagctGGAGTGAAATAAGAGCTGAACTAATTGATTTACAAACTTTTATCAAAAGAATGGGAACAGTGCTTAAAAAAGTCTTGAGAGATTTACAATATTCTGGGCTTGAAACTCTACCCAATTTTCAACTATTGAATTTATCAACTGAACATCAAATTA TGCAAGTTGGAGATATCTCCCGAACTCCTGATAACACTCTGCTGGAGGAAGCATCACTAGAAGAACTGCGGTTCTCCAATCAAAGAAACGAGCCTGACAATattgaagatgatgatgaagatgaaTTTCCACCTGGATTACAAGATGAAGTGACAAATGAAGAAGAATTAGAAGAAGATTCGCTGGTACAAGAAATTTCTTctgaagaaaatgaaaatgaagaaGTGATAGCTGCAGAAATAATAGAAGAACTAGAGTTAGAAGAAACACTTGCTGAAGATAATTCTAATCAAGAAGTGATGGCTGTAGAAATAATAGAAGAACCAGAGTTGGAAGAAATACTTGCTGAAGATAACTCAAATCAAGAAGTGATGGCTGCAGAAATGATAGAAGAACTAGAGTTAGAAGAAACACTTGCTGAAGATAATTCAAATCAAGAAGTGATGGCAGTAGAAATAATAGAAGAACCAGAGTTGGAAGAAATACTTGCTGAAGATAATTCAAATCAAGAAGTGATGGCTGCAGAAATAATAGAAGAACCAGAGTTAGAAGAAACACTTGCTGAAGATAATTCAAATCAAGGAGAGATAGCGGCAGAAACAGTAGGTGATCAACATAATGGAAATTCGGAACGATGCTTGAGGG gagttataatttcaaatgggtGTAGATTCTGTTTGGTAAATAGCCCGAACATCCGTTACAGGCCTTGCAATCACGTCATTGCTTGTGATGAATGTCAAAAGACATATGTTCGTAAATGCGTCGAAGCAAATAAGCTTTGCACATGCATATTGTGCAGTTCAAATATAGAATTAGCTGAACATTTTGATTGTCAAAACTTAATTatgtaa
- the LOC130662892 gene encoding uncharacterized protein LOC130662892 encodes MGRFAAVELEDENYGDHYKWAGIPNLWLNIHGDHIECWYPNNDAWFKAENEIIFNRCPQGWHLRRIRKIDNINYRTLNKADERAHLLNRQDCEDKRYDVINKNLDRLDDNYRILLKNQEKIVKNFEEMIKLLKAPKNQENKNNKDVSSLGALLPIKDPKGLKTFEKLFMTESWISQALKELVIILTDDQNINESIPKILGAVFSNQLAAKCSWNVKNGIKVKDSSIIKKIYVTLKEIDAAYDGFETAAASWFQNKKKSTMTPD; translated from the exons atgggaAGATTTGCAGCGGTTGAATTAGAAGATGAGaattatggtgaccattataAGTGGGCGGGAATACCTAACTTATGGCTTAATATTCATGGTGACCATATAGAGTGTTGGTATCCCAATAATGATGCGTGGTTTAAAGcagaaaatgaaattatattcaatCGGTGTCCACAAGGATGGCATTTACGTCGTATTCGTAAAAtcgataatattaattatc GGACACTCAATAAAGCTGATGAAAGAGCTCATCTCCTTAACCGTCAAGATTGTGAAGACA AACGTTAtgatgtaattaataaaaacctGGATAGACTTGATGATAATTATCGCATTTTGCTTAAAAATCAAGAAAagattgttaaaaattttgaagaaatgATTAAGTTATTGAAGGCTCCGAAaaatcaagaaaacaaaaataataaagacgtATCATCTTTAGGAGCTCTATTGCCTATCAAGGATCCTAAAGGTCTGAAAACATTTGAAAAACTTTTCATGACTGAGAGCTGGATTTCTCAAGCTTTG AAAGAACTGGTTATCATTTTAACTGATGATCAAAATATCAATGAAAGTATTCCGAAAATTCTGGGAGCAGTTTTCTCAAATCAATTAGCAGCTAAGTGTTCCTGGAATGTCAAAAACGGGATTAAAGTTAAAGActcatcaataattaaaaaaatttatg tgacaTTGAAAGAAATTGATGCTGCATACGATGGATTTGAAACAGCAGCAGCATCTTGgtttcagaataaaaaaaaatcaacaatgACACCAGATTAA
- the LOC130663135 gene encoding uncharacterized protein LOC130663135 isoform X2: protein MGRFVVVRLEDKDEDKWVGVPESWVTEDEDQCWWPNNDADYKAANEIIFYGSSNGWNLHPVGDVYRTYYYALDEADEKADDLNRRDLEDKRYSETDRKLCVVETKVDLNYSAMYYKQEGITKDIEEIKKILEASKNQVDVNKSTLGAFLPIKNPEDLRKFETLFMTEGWLSPALKELIIILTDNENISQSISKILGAVFSNQLAAQCSWDGQSGIKINDLSIIKIIDVTLKTINANYEGFERDVTLWFQNNRKSVITPD, encoded by the exons atggGAAGATTCGTAGTAGTTAGACTAGAAGACAAAGATGAAGATAAATGGGTGGGAGTTCCTGAATCGTGGGTTACTGAAGATGAAGACCAATGTTGGTGGCCAAATAATGATGCTGATTATAAAGCCgcaaatgaaattatattttatggctCTTCTAACGGATGGAATTTGCATCCTGTTGGAGATGTCTATCGTACTTACTATT ATGCACTTGATGAGGCTGATGAAAAAGCTGATGATCTTAATCGTAGAGATTTAGAAGACA aACGATACAGTGAAACTGACAGAAAGCTATGTGTTGTGGAAACCAAGGTTGATTTAAATTACTCTGCTATGTATTACAAGCAAGAAGGAATCACGAAGGACATagaagagataaaaaaaatattagaagcCTCGAAAAATCAAGTCGATGTAAATAAATCAACTTTAGGAGCTTTTTTGCCTATCAAGAATCCCGAAGATCTGAGGAAATTTGAAACACTTTTCATGACTGAGGGCTGGTTATCTCCAGCTTTG AAAGAACTGATTATCATTTTAACTGATAATGAAAACATTAGTCAAAGTATTTCTAAAATTCTGGGAGCGGTTTTTTCAAATCAGTTAGCAGCTCAGTGTTCCTGGGATGGGCAGAGCGGAATTAAGATCAATGACttgtcaattataaaaataattgatg TGACATTGAAAACTATCAATGCCAACTATGAAGGATTTGAAAGAGATGTGACCCTTTGGTTTCAGAATAACAGAAAATCAGTCATAACACcagattga
- the LOC130664166 gene encoding uncharacterized protein LOC130664166: protein MQEWFAVKLKIGDDDRWEAIPVSWLIKNNGHLTGFCWWMKNACLPRQPLPATLDKLWEQVAILSKDMFGFNTEVEARENVYHLNLMKNLTGQVKVSHDLCTLKILLHNKEVEEKYRTELQYLLPIQTIEEFKKFEERLAKEPKLSAELVKLFKLLTNDKNLRDSSWKILNAIFERNVIIICSWDGSYGTLALRDSHTIKLINEFFNNFFQKFDLARAVTEWSACFRL from the exons atgcaagAGTGGTTtgctgtaaaattaaaaattggtgATGATGACCGATGGGAAGCGATTCCTGTTTCATGGTTGATAAAAAACAATGGACACCTTACTGGTTTTTGCTGGTGGATGAAAAACGCTTGTCTTCCTCGTCAACCATTGCCGGCGACACTtgataaattatgggaacaaGTCGCTATTCTGAGTAAAGATATGTTTGGATTTA atacaGAGGTAGAAGCTCGGGAGAATGTTTATCACCTCAATCTTATGAAAAATCTTACTg gcCAAGTTAAAGTCAGTCATGATCTTTGCACTCTAAAAATATTACTCCATAACAAAGAAGTAGAAGAGAAATACAGAACAGAACTTCAGTATCTTTTGCCGATTCAGACTATTGaggaatttaaaaagtttgagGAACGATTAGCTAAAGAACCAAAGCTGTCTGCTGAATTg GTCaagttatttaaacttttaactAACGACAAAAATCTACGCGACAGCAGCTGGAAGATTTTAAATGCAATCTTTGAACGTAATGTCATAATAATTTGTTCATGGGATGGAAGTTATGGTACATTAGCACTTAGAGACTCACAcacaataaaattgattaatg aattttttaataacttcttCCAAAAATTTGACCTCGCACGAGCTGTCACTGAATGGTCGGCTTGTTTTAGATTATAA
- the LOC130663135 gene encoding uncharacterized protein LOC130663135 isoform X1, which yields MQFLRKMGRFVVVRLEDKDEDKWVGVPESWVTEDEDQCWWPNNDADYKAANEIIFYGSSNGWNLHPVGDVYRTYYYALDEADEKADDLNRRDLEDKRYSETDRKLCVVETKVDLNYSAMYYKQEGITKDIEEIKKILEASKNQVDVNKSTLGAFLPIKNPEDLRKFETLFMTEGWLSPALKELIIILTDNENISQSISKILGAVFSNQLAAQCSWDGQSGIKINDLSIIKIIDVTLKTINANYEGFERDVTLWFQNNRKSVITPD from the exons atgca atttttacgaaaaatggGAAGATTCGTAGTAGTTAGACTAGAAGACAAAGATGAAGATAAATGGGTGGGAGTTCCTGAATCGTGGGTTACTGAAGATGAAGACCAATGTTGGTGGCCAAATAATGATGCTGATTATAAAGCCgcaaatgaaattatattttatggctCTTCTAACGGATGGAATTTGCATCCTGTTGGAGATGTCTATCGTACTTACTATT ATGCACTTGATGAGGCTGATGAAAAAGCTGATGATCTTAATCGTAGAGATTTAGAAGACA aACGATACAGTGAAACTGACAGAAAGCTATGTGTTGTGGAAACCAAGGTTGATTTAAATTACTCTGCTATGTATTACAAGCAAGAAGGAATCACGAAGGACATagaagagataaaaaaaatattagaagcCTCGAAAAATCAAGTCGATGTAAATAAATCAACTTTAGGAGCTTTTTTGCCTATCAAGAATCCCGAAGATCTGAGGAAATTTGAAACACTTTTCATGACTGAGGGCTGGTTATCTCCAGCTTTG AAAGAACTGATTATCATTTTAACTGATAATGAAAACATTAGTCAAAGTATTTCTAAAATTCTGGGAGCGGTTTTTTCAAATCAGTTAGCAGCTCAGTGTTCCTGGGATGGGCAGAGCGGAATTAAGATCAATGACttgtcaattataaaaataattgatg TGACATTGAAAACTATCAATGCCAACTATGAAGGATTTGAAAGAGATGTGACCCTTTGGTTTCAGAATAACAGAAAATCAGTCATAACACcagattga
- the LOC130662941 gene encoding uncharacterized protein LOC130662941 isoform X2 has protein sequence MVRNRRSLRTRRRVPRPNRIQSLPDRIFDGYRFRFEKTMKNGDRRFHCSGKEAYACRAEGTLSTSDEFSYVRRRDQHSHERDPNAEIKARFEKDLHSATQRQFRKLRLIYNDVSLLHQEAAALVTFEEVKRRMQYWQKKPNLAHIISLGSLSYHLHKSEYQNIILHDLGKTDFKFMMNNNNQRYAVLFGDMELINRIDNQSLFIQSTTKVLPQDIINSLQVVSIFTTYADHTFPLLWIIMLEKNEDTCKKIFDEGLRFFKQTLAPIKVYTDFDNDITKAINGAFPEAEVQGTFLSHFTIMINAANSFNINLADPTNQLIFGKIVAISLLPADKIVEAFRWVVSSMDDVYYVQFKSLLDYYSQHWLSGVKPQNYSFYNKADCLLKNSDLIIKNMAYHLRQNPNIWNFIKQASFMNYQSHYHLNNLNSKGKINWSTNRIKNIFNSRKKYLLILNSWSEIRAELIDLQTFIKRMGTVLKKVLRDLQYSGLETLPNFQLLNLSTEHQIMQVGDISRTPDNTLLEEASLEELRFSNQRNEPDNIEDDDEDEFPPGLQDEVTNEEELEEDSLVQEISSEENENEEVIAAEIIEELELEETLAEDNSNQEVMAVEIIEEPELEEILAEDNSNQEVMAAEMIEELELEETLAEDNSNQEVMAVEIIEEPELEEILAEDNSNQEVMAAEIIEEPELEETLAEDNSNQGEIAAETVGDQHNGNSERCLRGVIISNGCRFCLVNSPNIRYRPCNHVIACDECQKTYVRKCVEANKLCTCILCSSNIELAEHFDCQNLIM, from the exons ATGGTTCGTAATCGTAGATCATTAAGGACACGGCGAAGAGTACCACGTCCTAATCGAATCCAATCATTGCCAGACCGTATTTTTGATGGTTATCGATTCCGCTTTGAAAAAACTATGAAAAATGGTGATCG GCGTTTTCATTGTTCTGGTAAAGAGGCTTATGCTTGCAGAGCTGAAGGTACATTATCTACCTCTGATGAATTTTCGTACGTAAGAAGAAGAGATCAACACTCACATGAACGTGATCCTAATGCTGAGATCAAAGCACGATTTGAAAAAGATTTACATTCAGCGACTCAACGACAGTTTAGAAAGCTACGTTTGATATATAATGACGTGTCACTTCT acaTCAAGAAGCTGCTGCACTCGTAACTTTTGAGGAAGTTAAACGAAGAATGCAATATTGGCAGAAAAAACCAAACCTTGCACATATAATTTCTTTAGGTTCCTTAAGCTATCATTTACATAAATCagaatatcaaaatataattcttCATGATCTTGGAAAAACTGACTTCAAATTTATGATGAATAATAACAATCAACGCTACGCTGTTCTATTCGGAGATATGGaattaattaacagaattGACAATCAGTCGCTTTTTATTCAATCAACAACGAAAGTCCTTCCTCAAGATATTATTAATTCTCTCCAAGTGGTGTCCATTTTCACTACCTACGCAGACCAC ACTTTTCCACTCTTATGGATAATTATGCTTGAAAAGAATGAAGATACGtgtaagaaaatatttgatgagggattacgattttttaaacaaacttTGGCACCCATTAAAGTTTATACCGATTTTGATAACGATATCACCAAAGCTATAAACGGTGCATTTCCCGAAGCTGAAGTTCAGGGAACATTTTTATCTCACTTCACC atCATGATAAATGCAGCCAACAGTTTTAATATAAACCTTGCTGATCCGACTAATCAgttaatttttggaaaaattgtaGCAATTAGCTTGTTACCTGCGGATAAGATTGTCGAAGCGTTTCGATGGGTTGTTTCCTCAATGGACGACGTCTACTATGTCCAATTCAAGAGCTTACTTGATTATTATAGTCAACATTGGTTGTCTGGTGTGAAGCCACAGAATTATAGTTTCTATAATAAGGCAGATTGTTTATTGAAGAACTCAGaccttattataaaaaatatggctTATCATCTACGTCAGAATCCCAATATATGGAATTTTATCA AGCAAGCATCGTTTATGAACTATCAAAGTCactatcatttaaataatttaaactcgaAAGGCAAAATAAATTGGAGCaccaatagaataaaaaatatctttaacagcagaaaaaaatatcttttgattttaaatagctGGAGTGAAATAAGAGCTGAACTAATTGATTTACAAACTTTTATCAAAAGAATGGGAACAGTGCTTAAAAAAGTCTTGAGAGATTTACAATATTCTGGGCTTGAAACTCTACCCAATTTTCAACTATTGAATTTATCAACTGAACATCAAATTA TGCAAGTTGGAGATATCTCCCGAACTCCTGATAACACTCTGCTGGAGGAAGCATCACTAGAAGAACTGCGGTTCTCCAATCAAAGAAACGAGCCTGACAATattgaagatgatgatgaagatgaaTTTCCACCTGGATTACAAGATGAAGTGACAAATGAAGAAGAATTAGAAGAAGATTCGCTGGTACAAGAAATTTCTTctgaagaaaatgaaaatgaagaaGTGATAGCTGCAGAAATAATAGAAGAACTAGAGTTAGAAGAAACACTTGCTGAAGATAATTCTAATCAAGAAGTGATGGCTGTAGAAATAATAGAAGAACCAGAGTTGGAAGAAATACTTGCTGAAGATAACTCAAATCAAGAAGTGATGGCTGCAGAAATGATAGAAGAACTAGAGTTAGAAGAAACACTTGCTGAAGATAATTCAAATCAAGAAGTGATGGCAGTAGAAATAATAGAAGAACCAGAGTTGGAAGAAATACTTGCTGAAGATAATTCAAATCAAGAAGTGATGGCTGCAGAAATAATAGAAGAACCAGAGTTAGAAGAAACACTTGCTGAAGATAATTCAAATCAAGGAGAGATAGCGGCAGAAACAGTAGGTGATCAACATAATGGAAATTCGGAACGATGCTTGAGGG gagttataatttcaaatgggtGTAGATTCTGTTTGGTAAATAGCCCGAACATCCGTTACAGGCCTTGCAATCACGTCATTGCTTGTGATGAATGTCAAAAGACATATGTTCGTAAATGCGTCGAAGCAAATAAGCTTTGCACATGCATATTGTGCAGTTCAAATATAGAATTAGCTGAACATTTTGATTGTCAAAACTTAATTatgtaa
- the LOC130662973 gene encoding uncharacterized protein LOC130662973, which produces MGRYAVVRVRLDGRDEDEWGAIPELWVTVDKKKCWWPDNDIQRKAENQIIFNGSSKGWTLLPVGDVYRTYYKTLNDAVYKADDLNRKDLKDKKLDEINKKLCLVETKLDLNYSVLLYKQRKMDQDFEEMSKTLNALKNHVDANKSTLGALLPIKDPKDLITFETLFLTESWISPALKELIIILTDDENINQSISKILGAVFSNQLAAQCSWDGQNGIKIKDLSIIKKIDVTLKNINANYERFERDVTLWFEKNRKSAITPD; this is translated from the exons atggGAAGATACGCAGTAGTTAGAGTTAGACTAGACGGCCGAGATGAAGATGAATGGGGAGCAATTCCTGAGTTATGGGTTACTGTAGACAAAAAGAAATGTTGGTGGCCAGATAATGACATTCAGCGTAAAGCGGAAaatcaaattatatttaatggtTCTTCTAAGGGATGGACTTTGCTTCCTGTTGGGGATGTCTATCGTACTTACTATa AAACACTCAATGATGCTGTATATAAAGCTGATGACCTTAATCGTAAAGATTTAAAGGACa aAAAACTCgacgaaattaataaaaaactatgtcTTGTGGAAACCAAGcttgatttaaattatagcGTTTTGTTGTACAAGCAAAGGAAAATGGATCAGGATTTTGAAGAAATGAGTAAGACATTGAACGCTCTGAAAAATCATGTCGATGCCAATAAATCAACTTTAGGAGCTCTTTTGCCTATTAAAGATCCTAAAGATCTGATAACATTTGAAACACTTTTCCTGACTGAGAGCTGGATATCTCCAGCTTTG AAagaactaattattattttaactgaTGATGAAAACATTAATCAAAGTATTTCTAAGATTCTGGGAGCGGTTTTTTCAAATCAGTTAGCAGCTCAGTGTTCCTGGGATGGGCAGAACGGAATTAAGATCAAAGACttgtcaattataaaaaaaattgacg TGACGTTGAAAAATATCAATGCCAACTATGAAAGATTCGAAAGAGATGTGACTCTTTGGTTTGAGAAGAACAGAAAATCAGCGATAACtcctgattaa